GGTCCGACGACGGTCCCCGTGCCGAACGTGATCGGCCAGGGCTGCAACGCCGGCGCGAGCCAGCTGACCGCCGCCGGGTTCAACGTGTCCATCACCGGCCTCCAGAGCGGGACCGTGACCGCCCAGAATCCGAGCAGCGGCAGCTACCCGCCCGGGACCACGGTCTCGCTTACCTGCGTCTGACCACGTCCCGTCGCGTCTCCCTCTCCGACTGGTACGAGGCGCACGGGCGCCACGACCTCCCCTGGCGCGCGACGCGCGATCGCTGGGCGGTACTGGTGTCGGAGGTGATGCTGCACCAGACCCAGGTGCCGCGGGTCGAGGGTGCGTGGCTCGACTTCATCGCGCGCTTCCCCACCCCGCAGGCGATGGCCGATGCCGGCCCCGGCGCGGTGATCGAAGCGTGGGGCCGGCTCGGATACCCGCGACGCGCCCGCCGGCTCTGGGACTCCGCGGTGCGCATCGCAGAAAACGGGTGGCCCGACGACCTCACCGACCTGCCCGGCGTCGGGCGCTACACGGCGAACGCCGTGCGCACCCAGGCCGACGGCTCCGACCTACCCGCCGTGGAGGTGAACATCCGCCGGGTCGTCGAGCGCGTGAACGGGCGCCGGCTCACCGACCGCGAAGCCGAAGCGGCGATGATCGACGTGGGGTCGCCGATGCTCGGTCGCGACCGCCTGCTCGCGCTGATGGACGTGGGCGCCCGGTTGTGCCGTCCCCACGAGCCGCGCTGCACCGAGTGCCCGCTGGAAGCGCGCTGCGCGACGCGCGGCCCGCTCGAGGGCGTGACCGGCCCGCGCCAGGCCCCGTTCGAAGGCTCGTTCCGTCAGCAGCGCGGTGCGGTGCTCGCTCGCCTACGCGCGGGACCCACCCCGGTGGCACTGCTCGACACGCGGGCGTTGCACTCATTGGTCACCGACGGCCTCGCG
The nucleotide sequence above comes from Acidimicrobiia bacterium. Encoded proteins:
- a CDS encoding A/G-specific adenine glycosylase; protein product: MSEVMLHQTQVPRVEGAWLDFIARFPTPQAMADAGPGAVIEAWGRLGYPRRARRLWDSAVRIAENGWPDDLTDLPGVGRYTANAVRTQADGSDLPAVEVNIRRVVERVNGRRLTDREAEAAMIDVGSPMLGRDRLLALMDVGARLCRPHEPRCTECPLEARCATRGPLEGVTGPRQAPFEGSFRQQRGAVLARLRAGPTPVALLDTRALHSLVTDGLATIERETAKLP